One region of Diabrotica undecimpunctata isolate CICGRU chromosome 6, icDiaUnde3, whole genome shotgun sequence genomic DNA includes:
- the LOC140444357 gene encoding uncharacterized protein, with product MSRGKIPGYDLLGATYDRVYRVATYVRSNIENAALIATSTENNIHEVTVKIGNVIIANIYKPPAITWPVQVLNPYEYPAIYVGDFNSHHEMWKYSDTDRTGTSLVEWAKEHGARLLFDAKDRGTFRSAVWRREYNPDLCFVTIDNKGQPLAASQRVMPDFPHSQHRPVLIKIGISISIIRSFPRPRRNFKKSNWSAFTSNLDKCLGWIPLKSQNYGRLTGAIITSAKATIPRGYRKDYIPGWTEQSEKLYEEYCEDGKQEIADELLHSIDAARREKWTQTVENLDF from the coding sequence ATGTCAAGAGGAAAAATCCCCGGCTATGATCTTTTGGGCGCTACCTACGATAGAGTTTACAGAGTGGCAACATATGTCCGTTCAAACATAGAAAATGCAGCATTAATCGCCACTTCTACCGAGAACAACATCCACGAGGTAACTGTGAAAATAGGCAATGTCATAATAGCTAACATATACAAACCTCCTGCTATTACCTGGCCTGTCCAAGTTCTTAATCCCTATGAATACCCAGCCATATACGTAGGGGATTTCAACAGCCACCATGAGATGTGGAAATACTCAGACACTGACAGAACTGGCACGTCCCTGGTGGAATGGGCAAAGGAACATGGTGCCCGCCTTCTATTTGACGCCAAAGATAGAGGCACTTTCAGATCTGCGGTCTGGAGGAGAGAATATAACCCTGATCTCTGTTTTGTTACCATTGACAACAAAGGCCAACCGCTAGCAGCATCACAAAGGGTTATGCCTGACTTTCCACATAGTCAACATCGCCCCGTCCTAATCAAGATCGGTATCAGCATTTCGATTATAAGATCGTTCCCACGCCCCAGACGGAACTTCAAGAAATCTAACTGGTCTGCTTTCACCAGTAACCTTGACAAATGCTTAGGATGGATTCCACTAAAGAGCCAGAACTACGGGAGACTAACAGGAGCAATAATCACCTCAGCAAAAGCGACAATCCCTAGAGGATACCGCAAAGACTATATCCCTGGTTGGACAGAACAGAGCGAAAAACTGTATGAAGAATATTGCGAAGATGGAAAGCAGGAGATTGCAGACGAACTACTCCACAGCATCGATGCTGCCAGGCGTGAAAAATGGACCCAGACAGTAGAAAACCTAGACTTTTAG